A stretch of Candidatus Zixiibacteriota bacterium DNA encodes these proteins:
- a CDS encoding phage integrase N-terminal SAM-like domain-containing protein, with protein sequence MKLDYLESFMRELKHRERSGATKRIYDNSIKHFYKWVDEKNIRFDDATKDNVKDYLAEQP encoded by the coding sequence ATGAAATTAGATTATTTAGAAAGTTTTATGAGGGAGTTAAAACATCGAGAAAGGTCAGGCGCAACAAAACGTATATATGATAATTCCATCAAACATTTTTATAAATGGGTAGATGAAAAAAACATCCGGTTTGATGATGCGACAAAGGATAATGTTAAAGACTATTTAGCAGAGCAACCTTAA